In a genomic window of Malaclemys terrapin pileata isolate rMalTer1 chromosome 17, rMalTer1.hap1, whole genome shotgun sequence:
- the LOC128825425 gene encoding P2Y purinoceptor 2-like, which translates to METSSQLFSATSFHPVTNASTECKPQVLPHVIPVLLSILFLACLVLNSISLWIFWFHIKQWNSGMILQFNLVLADALLIPIVPLIVAYFSMGNSWPFGQFLCQLKIFILSTHLYGSIYFLTLISIHRYIAVVHYSSRTLWKKKSFLKKLSLFVWFLLSIQGLPLFVVLKTSSIDGSVKCMSIHQSEFTSLYLYYSIFLVTVNFLLPFGISLTCYALLGATIAKMNSTSLRGRVMKTKSLQMIMVSLAIFVICFVPLHVSRTIGVIVKYYDLSCERLHQVEIVYYASWLFTMVNCCLNPLIYNFASEKFNESFSKSLRKFRFLK; encoded by the coding sequence ATGGAGACTTCTTCCCAATTGTTTAGCGCCACCAGCTTTCATCCTGTCACGAACGCCAGCACAGAGTGCaagccacaggtgctgccccatgTCATCCCCGTCCTGCTGAGCATTCTCTTCTTGGCCTGCCTCGTTCTGAACAGCATCAGTCTGTGGATATTCTGGTTCCATATCAAGCAGTGGAATTCTGGCATGATCCTCCAGTTCAACCTAGTCTTAGCGGATGCCCTTCTTATTCCCATTGTGCCGCTGATTGTTGCCTATTTCAGCATGGGCAACAGCTGGCCATTTGGTCAGTTCCTCTGCCAGCTCAAAATCTTCATCCTCAGCACTCACTTATATGGCAGCATCTACTTCCTGACGCTCATCAGCATTCACAGGTACATTGCTGTCGTTCACTACAGCTCCAGGACCCTTTGGAAGAAGAAGTCCTTCCTGAAGAAGCTCAGCTTGTTTGTATGGTTTCTCCTAAGCATCCAAGGGCTGCCCTTGTTCGTCGTCCTCAAGACTTCATCCATCGATGGCTCTGTGAAATGCATGAGTATCCATCAATCGGAGTTCACCTCTCTTTACTTGTACTACAGTATCTTCCTGGTGACGGTCAACTTCCTCCTCCCCTTTGGCATCTCCTTGACCTGCTATGCCTTGCTGGGAGCTACCATTGCTAAAATGAACAGTACGAGCCTCCGGGGCAGGGTGATGAAAACGAAGTCCTTACAGATGATAATGGTGTCCCTGGCTATCTTTGTCATCTGCTTTGTGCCACTGCATGTGAGCCGGACCATAGGAGTGATTGTAAAGTATTACGACCTGTCCTGTGAGCGCCTGCACCAGGTGGAAATTGTGTATTATGCCTCTTGGCTTTTCACCATGGTGAACTGCTGTCTCAATCCCTTGATCTACAACTTCGCTAGTGAGAAGTTTAATGAGTCCTTCTCAAAATCCCTGAGAAAATTCCGGTTCTTAAAGTGA